A region of Paenibacillus thiaminolyticus DNA encodes the following proteins:
- a CDS encoding flagellar hook-basal body protein, translated as MNQTMISAAVSMNGLQRKLDIIADNVANLNTKGYKRKTASFADVLTNVQQHNDDFRQPGRVTPMGYTLGYGSMLTDLSRDMSQGSLQHTGVSTDVALQGNALFEVGTPTGTAWMREGSFHYIIDEDERILTSAEGHPVMSTNDTEIRIPAGYEMKIDEAGRVFGVKTGEPDEELGQIKVVRPLKPELLVQTENNLYVLPQGADRNTIVETLNLTGDRSDPNAPHVYVMQGMLEESNVSMVDEMADLIQAQRAYQLASRALMSGDAMWGLANSLRA; from the coding sequence ATGAATCAGACAATGATATCGGCTGCAGTCTCGATGAATGGTCTTCAGCGGAAGCTGGACATCATCGCGGACAATGTGGCGAACTTGAATACGAAGGGATACAAACGCAAGACGGCATCCTTCGCCGACGTGCTGACCAACGTGCAGCAGCATAATGATGACTTCCGGCAGCCTGGGCGGGTCACCCCGATGGGATATACGCTCGGATACGGCTCGATGCTGACCGACCTGAGCCGCGACATGAGCCAAGGCTCGCTGCAGCATACCGGAGTCAGCACTGATGTGGCCTTGCAGGGGAACGCGTTGTTCGAAGTAGGGACCCCAACCGGAACGGCATGGATGCGCGAAGGTTCTTTCCATTATATAATAGATGAGGATGAACGGATTCTTACTTCCGCTGAAGGTCATCCCGTCATGAGCACCAACGATACGGAGATTCGCATTCCGGCGGGCTATGAGATGAAGATCGATGAGGCCGGCCGGGTGTTCGGCGTGAAGACAGGCGAGCCGGACGAGGAGCTCGGACAGATTAAGGTGGTTCGGCCGCTGAAGCCGGAGCTGCTCGTGCAGACGGAGAACAATCTGTATGTGCTGCCGCAGGGAGCCGACCGGAACACGATCGTGGAGACCTTGAATCTGACCGGGGATCGTTCAGATCCGAATGCGCCCCACGTCTATGTGATGCAGGGCATGCTGGAAGAATCGAACGTGTCGATGGTGGACGAGATGGCGGATTTGATTCAGGCGCAGCGGGCCTATCAGTTGGCTTCGCGGGCATTGATGTCGGGTGATGCGATGTGGGGGCTGGCCAATAGTCTGCGTGCGTAA
- a CDS encoding flagellar hook-basal body protein, translated as MIRGLYTAASGLVTQQRRHDTVTNNVANLQTPGYKAVNEVSRSFPEMLLTLRGNDPAQGQTIGRLNTGVFAEESRLIFMQGDLLETKQPGDFALLSDIQVPGVTFDATGKGQDANGNPVFQPEAFFTVQAGDEIMYTRDGRFHMNAQNELVTSDGSLVLNRNNAPIVLENEQALEFIQVNGEGQLFDIRTRTAIAGGDLLISRIDNPNDLLRAGNGRFRLQEGAAQSTPVAAGDAVEIRQGVLERSNVDPAQSMVDMMTAYRAYEANQKVVQFYDRTLDKTVNEVGRV; from the coding sequence ATGATTAGAGGATTATACACCGCTGCATCGGGTCTGGTTACCCAGCAGCGCCGGCATGACACAGTGACGAATAACGTGGCTAACCTGCAGACACCAGGGTATAAGGCGGTTAATGAAGTAAGCCGATCCTTTCCTGAGATGCTGCTGACCTTAAGGGGCAACGATCCGGCCCAAGGGCAGACGATCGGCCGGCTGAACACGGGCGTCTTCGCGGAAGAGAGCCGCTTGATCTTTATGCAGGGCGATCTGCTGGAGACGAAGCAACCGGGCGACTTCGCGCTGCTCTCCGATATCCAGGTGCCAGGCGTTACCTTCGATGCGACGGGCAAGGGCCAGGATGCGAACGGCAATCCTGTATTCCAGCCGGAAGCTTTTTTCACGGTGCAGGCCGGGGATGAGATCATGTACACCCGTGACGGCCGTTTTCATATGAATGCGCAAAATGAACTGGTCACGTCAGATGGTTCATTGGTGCTCAACCGCAATAATGCGCCGATCGTCCTGGAGAATGAACAAGCTCTGGAGTTCATCCAGGTGAACGGCGAAGGACAATTATTCGATATCCGGACCCGCACGGCGATCGCAGGCGGAGATCTGCTTATAAGCCGCATCGACAATCCGAATGATCTGCTTCGGGCCGGCAATGGCCGCTTCCGGCTGCAGGAAGGCGCCGCCCAGTCTACCCCGGTGGCGGCAGGCGATGCCGTGGAGATACGCCAAGGCGTGCTGGAGCGTTCCAACGTGGATCCGGCACAATCGATGGTGGATATGATGACGGCATACCGTGCCTATGAAGCGAATCAGAAGGTTGTGCAGTTCTATGACAGAACGCTGGACAAGACGGTCAATGAAGTGGGCCGAGTCTAA
- a CDS encoding rod shape-determining protein codes for MLSKDIGIDLGTANVLIHVKGKGVVLDEPAVVAIESDAKRVLAVGEEARRMVGRTPGNIVPIRPLKDGVIADFEITETMLKHFISRVGGRKWYSHPRILICAPTNITSVEQKAIREAAERSGAKEVFLEEEPKAAAIGAGMDIFQPSGNMVVDIGGGTTDVAVLSMGDVVTASSIKVAGDKFDDAIMRYIKQKYKLLIGERTSEDIKVNIGTVRPSGSGNEREMDIRGRDMVSGLPYTVTITSNEVREALWDPISSIVAAAKSVLERTPPELSADIIDRGVILTGGGALMDGLDELLAEELKVPVLIAEDPMHCVVKGTGMMLDNLDKVIKKRFL; via the coding sequence ATGCTAAGCAAGGATATCGGAATCGACTTAGGGACGGCGAACGTTCTGATCCATGTCAAGGGGAAGGGGGTTGTGCTCGACGAGCCGGCCGTCGTGGCGATTGAGAGCGATGCCAAGCGGGTGCTAGCCGTTGGGGAAGAAGCGAGAAGAATGGTTGGACGGACTCCGGGCAATATTGTGCCGATCCGTCCCTTAAAGGACGGCGTTATTGCCGATTTTGAAATTACGGAAACGATGCTGAAGCATTTCATCTCACGCGTCGGCGGCCGCAAATGGTACTCGCATCCACGGATTCTGATTTGCGCCCCGACGAACATTACCTCGGTTGAGCAGAAAGCGATCCGGGAAGCGGCCGAGCGGAGCGGCGCGAAGGAAGTATTTTTGGAAGAGGAGCCGAAGGCGGCGGCGATTGGCGCAGGCATGGATATATTCCAGCCGAGCGGCAATATGGTCGTCGACATCGGTGGCGGAACGACCGACGTGGCCGTGTTGTCCATGGGGGATGTCGTGACCGCCTCTTCTATTAAAGTCGCGGGGGACAAGTTCGATGACGCGATTATGCGCTATATCAAGCAGAAGTACAAGCTGCTGATCGGGGAGCGCACGTCCGAAGATATTAAGGTCAACATCGGTACGGTTCGCCCGTCGGGATCCGGCAATGAGCGCGAGATGGATATCCGGGGCCGAGACATGGTATCCGGCCTGCCCTATACGGTGACGATTACGTCGAATGAAGTGCGTGAAGCCTTGTGGGATCCGATCTCCTCCATTGTGGCAGCCGCCAAATCGGTATTGGAACGGACACCGCCGGAATTGTCGGCGGATATTATCGATCGCGGCGTGATACTGACCGGGGGAGGCGCGCTGATGGACGGATTGGACGAGCTGTTGGCCGAAGAGCTGAAGGTTCCGGTGCTGATCGCAGAAGATCCGATGCATTGCGTCGTCAAGGGAACGGGCATGATGCTCGATAATTTGGATAAAGTCATTAAGAAACGGTTCCTATAA
- the spoIIID gene encoding sporulation transcriptional regulator SpoIIID translates to MHDYIKERTIKIGRCIVETKHTVRTIAKEFGVSKSTVHKDLTERLPEINPDLADQVKHILEYHKSVRHLRGGEATKIKYKKSSSKKREVMTAGKS, encoded by the coding sequence GTGCACGATTACATCAAGGAACGGACCATAAAAATCGGCCGCTGCATCGTCGAGACCAAGCATACGGTTCGCACTATCGCCAAAGAGTTCGGCGTATCCAAGAGCACGGTACACAAAGATCTGACCGAACGGCTGCCCGAGATTAATCCCGATTTGGCGGACCAGGTGAAGCACATTCTCGAGTACCATAAATCTGTGCGCCATCTTCGGGGAGGGGAAGCGACCAAGATCAAATACAAGAAATCGAGCTCAAAAAAACGTGAAGTGATGACGGCAGGGAAGTCCTGA
- a CDS encoding M23 family metallopeptidase, which produces MSEQNQNNSKNKSTTSSSANNAANMPEASKPIPGAQAVHTSTWRKLLSKRWVFPALYMAAAAIILTLVWVYQDMNRPLDPNAETAQVDQTVVDSGAQAEGTVNEDAVEVVASNETLGWPVKDAQEVDVVMSYYDETASKEEQAAALIEFEQTFTPNVGIDLARKDQKAFDVLSAMSGKVTRSEQHPKNGFVVEVDHGGGMKTVYQSLADVKVAKGDTVKKGDTLGTAGRSELEKALGVHVHFEVYDNNKPVNPTSLLAKN; this is translated from the coding sequence ATGAGTGAACAAAACCAAAACAACTCGAAAAACAAATCCACAACCAGTTCATCGGCTAACAATGCAGCGAACATGCCGGAAGCTTCCAAACCAATCCCGGGAGCGCAGGCGGTTCACACTTCCACATGGAGAAAGCTGTTGTCCAAGCGATGGGTCTTTCCTGCTTTGTACATGGCCGCAGCAGCAATCATCCTAACGTTAGTGTGGGTCTACCAGGATATGAACCGGCCGCTCGACCCGAACGCGGAGACGGCGCAGGTCGATCAGACGGTGGTAGATTCCGGAGCACAGGCGGAGGGAACGGTCAACGAAGACGCAGTCGAAGTGGTCGCATCCAATGAGACGTTGGGATGGCCGGTCAAAGACGCGCAGGAAGTAGACGTCGTCATGTCCTACTATGATGAGACGGCCAGCAAGGAAGAGCAAGCGGCGGCGCTGATAGAGTTCGAACAGACCTTCACGCCGAATGTAGGAATCGACCTGGCCCGCAAAGATCAGAAAGCGTTCGACGTCCTGTCTGCGATGAGCGGTAAAGTTACCCGTTCCGAGCAGCACCCGAAAAACGGCTTCGTCGTGGAAGTGGATCACGGCGGCGGCATGAAGACAGTCTATCAAAGTCTGGCGGATGTCAAAGTCGCGAAAGGCGATACGGTCAAGAAGGGCGACACGCTTGGAACGGCCGGACGGAGCGAGCTGGAGAAAGCATTGGGCGTGCACGTGCACTTTGAAGTGTACGACAATAACAAGCCGGTTAATCCGACGAGTCTGCTGGCGAAAAACTAA
- the spoIID gene encoding stage II sporulation protein D: protein MTMLLTRMSAKRWKGGSGARRLSRRNDGLGQAVLWAAGLVALAVLLPLGLVDRLADRPPAAETGPGPAPPLTGTPEGGTEVRVYLANPRKIESVPLEQYVRGVLAAEMPADFELEALKAQAIAARTYIVRRLRTGDTAGVPEGADVTDTVAHQVYIPLAELAKRPERTIAKLNRAVNETRDQVVTYQGEPIMAAFFSTSNGYTENAEDYWKNPVPYLKSVPSPWDQAESPRYAETVELAQNEVLEKLGLTPAAVPGLAQASRQGGGGAGSAFSGTVAGDGLAEDVRILSRTAGKRVDEVQFGSKSFSGREIREKLNLRSSGFDWERDGDKLRITTYGYGHGVGMSQYGAQGMAKQGAAAERILTYYYTGVQLDKASKLLTANRPSS from the coding sequence ATGACGATGCTGCTGACACGGATGTCTGCCAAGCGGTGGAAGGGCGGTTCTGGGGCAAGGCGATTGTCCCGGCGGAACGACGGGCTGGGACAAGCCGTCCTCTGGGCGGCAGGTCTGGTGGCGCTGGCGGTGCTGCTGCCGCTAGGGCTGGTAGACCGGCTGGCGGATCGGCCGCCCGCCGCGGAGACTGGTCCCGGCCCGGCGCCGCCCTTGACAGGCACGCCCGAAGGCGGGACGGAAGTGCGCGTCTATCTAGCGAATCCGCGCAAGATAGAGAGCGTCCCGCTGGAGCAATACGTACGCGGCGTCCTGGCGGCGGAGATGCCGGCCGACTTCGAGCTGGAGGCGCTGAAGGCGCAGGCGATCGCTGCCCGCACGTATATCGTGCGCCGCCTTCGGACTGGCGACACCGCCGGCGTCCCTGAAGGGGCTGACGTGACGGATACCGTCGCCCATCAGGTGTACATCCCGCTGGCCGAGCTGGCGAAGCGGCCGGAGCGCACGATCGCGAAGCTCAACCGGGCTGTCAATGAGACGCGGGATCAAGTGGTAACCTATCAAGGGGAGCCGATTATGGCCGCCTTCTTCTCGACGAGCAACGGCTATACCGAGAATGCCGAGGATTATTGGAAGAATCCGGTGCCCTATTTGAAGAGTGTGCCCAGCCCTTGGGATCAGGCCGAGTCTCCACGGTACGCCGAGACGGTGGAACTCGCGCAGAACGAAGTCCTGGAAAAGCTCGGGTTGACTCCGGCCGCAGTACCGGGTCTGGCCCAAGCCTCGCGGCAGGGCGGAGGCGGAGCGGGAAGCGCGTTCTCGGGCACAGTGGCTGGAGACGGGCTGGCGGAGGATGTGCGCATCCTATCCCGCACCGCGGGGAAGCGGGTGGATGAGGTTCAATTCGGATCAAAGAGCTTCAGCGGCCGGGAGATCCGGGAGAAGTTGAATCTGCGTTCGAGCGGGTTCGATTGGGAGCGGGACGGTGACAAGCTGCGCATCACGACATACGGCTACGGCCATGGCGTCGGCATGAGCCAGTATGGGGCCCAGGGCATGGCGAAGCAGGGAGCAGCGGCCGAGCGGATATTGACCTACTATTATACAGGGGTGCAGTTGGACAAAGCTTCGAAGTTATTAACCGCGAACCGGCCATCCTCGTAA
- the murA gene encoding UDP-N-acetylglucosamine 1-carboxyvinyltransferase has protein sequence MSKFIVRGGKRLTGTVRVSGAKNSVLPIIAASLLGEHGVSVICDAPPLDDVKTIHHVLEKLGANLTYSNETIRVNAEHLHSYEAPYELVRKMRASFLVMGPLLARAGQARISLPGGCAIGTRPIDQHLKGFEAMGAQIGLGQGYIEAKVNGRLKGAKIYLDVASVGATENIMMAATLAEGTTTIENAAREPEIVDLANYLNKMGAKVRGAGTGVIRIEGVEQLHGAEHTVIPDRVEAGTYMVAAAMTGGDVYVEGAIADHLGPVIAKMEEMGVQIEPDENGIRVRAERPLKAVDVKTLPYPGFPTDMQSQMMALLLVAEGTSVVTETVFENRFMHVDEFNLMSANIKVDGRTAVVTGGAKLVGAKVCATDLRAGAALICAGLVAEGTTEVSGVQHIDRGYVNIAEKLSALGADIYRVSLEEQPQEVKEEQEIPLFSAQPTWA, from the coding sequence ATGAGCAAATTTATCGTCCGCGGAGGCAAGCGATTGACGGGAACCGTCCGCGTAAGCGGCGCAAAGAATTCTGTGTTGCCGATCATCGCTGCTTCGTTATTGGGAGAGCATGGCGTAAGTGTAATATGTGACGCGCCTCCACTCGACGATGTCAAGACGATACACCATGTGTTGGAGAAGCTGGGAGCCAACCTTACATATTCCAATGAAACCATTCGCGTAAACGCAGAGCATCTTCACTCGTATGAAGCTCCGTATGAGCTGGTGCGCAAGATGCGGGCGTCGTTCCTCGTGATGGGCCCATTGCTGGCCCGCGCGGGTCAGGCACGGATCTCCTTGCCTGGTGGCTGTGCGATTGGAACGCGGCCTATCGATCAGCATCTGAAGGGCTTCGAAGCGATGGGTGCGCAGATTGGATTGGGTCAGGGCTACATTGAAGCGAAAGTGAACGGCCGACTGAAGGGCGCCAAGATCTATTTGGACGTGGCGAGTGTCGGCGCGACTGAAAATATTATGATGGCTGCTACGCTAGCCGAAGGCACGACGACGATTGAGAACGCGGCCCGCGAGCCGGAAATCGTCGATTTGGCCAACTATTTGAACAAGATGGGCGCCAAGGTACGGGGCGCGGGCACCGGAGTCATTCGCATCGAAGGTGTAGAGCAGTTGCACGGGGCTGAGCATACGGTCATCCCGGATCGGGTCGAAGCAGGCACCTATATGGTGGCGGCGGCGATGACCGGCGGGGATGTGTACGTTGAGGGAGCCATTGCCGATCATCTCGGTCCAGTCATTGCGAAGATGGAAGAGATGGGCGTACAGATCGAACCGGACGAGAATGGAATCCGGGTTCGGGCCGAACGGCCGCTCAAGGCCGTAGACGTGAAGACGCTGCCTTATCCGGGCTTCCCTACGGATATGCAGTCGCAGATGATGGCGCTTCTGCTCGTGGCAGAAGGCACCTCCGTCGTCACGGAAACGGTATTTGAGAACCGCTTTATGCATGTCGATGAGTTCAATCTAATGTCGGCGAACATTAAGGTCGACGGACGCACCGCCGTCGTCACGGGAGGCGCCAAGCTCGTCGGGGCGAAGGTATGCGCGACAGACCTGCGCGCAGGCGCGGCCCTAATCTGTGCCGGACTCGTGGCGGAAGGAACGACCGAGGTCAGCGGGGTGCAGCATATCGACCGCGGCTATGTTAATATCGCGGAGAAGCTGTCCGCGCTTGGAGCCGATATTTATCGCGTCTCGCTTGAGGAGCAGCCGCAGGAAGTGAAGGAAGAACAGGAGATTCCGCTGTTCAGCGCTCAGCCGACCTGGGCGTAA
- a CDS encoding DUF1146 family protein, whose protein sequence is MDNSWSNISAAVGWGGVVNMLVTLLCIGVAWWSLQHVKLDLFIRHPQSPQGKMLHLLLAIIVGRAVAGFFIDYWGWTQSVRYLFGA, encoded by the coding sequence ATGGACAATTCGTGGTCGAACATATCGGCAGCTGTCGGTTGGGGCGGAGTAGTGAATATGCTCGTCACGCTGCTGTGCATCGGCGTCGCCTGGTGGTCGCTGCAGCATGTCAAGCTCGATCTGTTCATCCGCCATCCGCAGAGCCCGCAGGGCAAAATGCTGCATTTGCTTCTGGCGATTATCGTCGGGCGCGCAGTGGCGGGATTCTTCATCGATTACTGGGGCTGGACGCAGTCCGTGCGTTATTTGTTTGGAGCGTAG
- a CDS encoding S8 family serine peptidase, which yields MKTRWRTAVGSMLVAALALLVLVNSLTPLQAEIRNLRPVDRAGKEGTLLSLSEMRKESAAKEEAADSWIIKWKNGHHDERLLANSDIVSEQQAINISIVKPHQAEAAGEWLETLRQSEHVEYVQPNQSVRTLNASVKPNDPLYSQQSYLRQIGADKAWAQAKGNSNITIALVDTGVDLNHPDLKHNLVKGTNLLEAGLPMDDNGHGTSVAGVLASVGNNGKGTTGVLWNAKIMPIKALDAQGYGDEDKLGAGILYAVDHGAKIVVMSVGLYRYSKYMEDIVNYAEKKGVLLVAATGNDGLRYQEKVEVKYPAAYPTVLAVGGSSPDLLVEPRSNTGPEVDLVAPWHVYTTALGGGYKAEEGTSMSAPQAAGAAALLWSKYPGLKPYQIREHLRRTAQNIESPGWDRQSGYGLLRVDEALRIPYDEQAFGTNTTRGSARVFPIDTSLSGVFAPNKRTQWFAVDAPYEGTLQLSLERIQGKGTVQATHYVGKQSAGKTYSDAGGKKTVIPVKQGLNMIRLQHQGYEGKETLSYKLSSRFFIYEDPFESNDLQYQAYTIPARTQDIVGTFGHTGDVDWYMIQLPRKGTLRLKVSVDTVRIDPALEVRGSHIRTQWIDEEKEGRSESAVLTDLPAGKYYIQVQNVVTAHPEPVAGEYKLHVEYITQYTDPNEPNDKMYEAVTMSEGTEYVGVFDKDSDVDWFQFTVKSPVYGKVALKNIPSARNVSMTVMTKEQKKIASAQSGAKLEQILAGAVLEPGTYYVRLTTDKKFDTKYYRLSFSTEPLVEGFRDIGGHWAQEAIVEAVRSKWISGYDEALFRPNRQITRAEAAAVLAKAFELSGSIQGAPTFTDVPAKHWAYADVSRVAKAGITGGIGNGRFGPGLPVKRAEMAVMMGKALGIKPERPAEAPFRDVPVSHWAAPMLAAMKEQGLIQGMDGDMFAPERQATRAEFVSMLVALR from the coding sequence ATGAAGACACGATGGCGAACAGCCGTCGGATCGATGTTGGTTGCAGCCCTGGCCTTGCTTGTCCTGGTGAACTCCTTGACTCCGCTGCAGGCAGAGATTCGCAATCTGCGGCCGGTCGACCGGGCGGGGAAGGAAGGCACTCTTCTCTCCTTAAGCGAGATGCGGAAGGAAAGCGCCGCGAAGGAAGAGGCAGCCGACTCCTGGATTATAAAATGGAAAAATGGACATCACGATGAACGGCTGCTGGCGAACAGCGACATCGTAAGCGAGCAGCAGGCGATCAATATCTCGATCGTCAAGCCGCATCAGGCGGAGGCCGCCGGGGAATGGCTGGAGACGCTGAGACAGTCTGAGCATGTTGAATATGTTCAACCGAATCAGTCCGTTCGGACGCTGAACGCGAGCGTCAAGCCCAATGATCCGCTCTATTCCCAGCAGAGTTATTTACGCCAGATCGGGGCGGATAAGGCATGGGCGCAGGCCAAGGGCAACTCGAATATTACGATCGCGCTAGTAGATACCGGAGTGGACCTGAACCACCCTGATCTGAAGCATAATCTCGTCAAAGGCACGAACCTGCTGGAGGCAGGCCTGCCTATGGATGATAATGGCCACGGCACCAGCGTAGCAGGCGTGCTTGCCTCGGTGGGGAATAACGGGAAGGGTACCACGGGGGTGCTGTGGAACGCGAAGATTATGCCGATTAAGGCATTGGATGCCCAAGGCTACGGGGATGAAGACAAATTAGGTGCAGGCATACTGTACGCTGTCGATCACGGAGCCAAAATTGTAGTCATGTCAGTAGGACTGTATCGTTATTCGAAATATATGGAAGATATCGTGAATTACGCCGAGAAAAAGGGCGTGCTGCTCGTCGCGGCCACGGGCAATGACGGCTTGCGGTACCAGGAGAAGGTGGAGGTCAAATATCCGGCAGCCTATCCGACTGTGCTCGCTGTCGGAGGAAGCTCGCCCGATCTGCTGGTAGAACCGCGGTCGAACACAGGGCCGGAGGTCGATCTGGTCGCACCGTGGCATGTCTATACGACAGCGCTCGGCGGCGGCTACAAGGCGGAAGAAGGAACATCGATGTCTGCGCCGCAAGCGGCCGGGGCGGCCGCCCTGCTGTGGAGCAAATATCCCGGACTGAAGCCATATCAGATTCGGGAGCATCTTCGCCGCACCGCGCAGAATATCGAATCGCCAGGCTGGGATCGGCAGAGCGGATACGGCCTGCTGCGCGTCGACGAGGCGCTCCGCATCCCTTACGATGAGCAAGCCTTCGGCACGAATACGACTCGCGGCAGCGCGCGCGTGTTCCCTATCGACACGTCGCTCAGCGGTGTATTCGCCCCGAATAAGCGAACCCAATGGTTCGCGGTCGATGCCCCTTACGAAGGGACGCTGCAGCTCTCGCTGGAGCGGATCCAAGGGAAGGGCACTGTTCAGGCGACGCATTATGTCGGGAAGCAGAGCGCAGGCAAGACATACAGCGACGCGGGCGGCAAGAAGACCGTTATTCCGGTGAAGCAGGGTCTGAACATGATCCGTCTTCAGCATCAAGGCTATGAAGGGAAGGAAACGCTGTCCTATAAGCTGTCTTCCCGGTTCTTTATTTACGAGGATCCGTTCGAATCCAATGACCTGCAGTACCAGGCCTACACGATTCCGGCCCGAACGCAGGATATTGTCGGCACATTCGGCCATACGGGCGATGTCGACTGGTATATGATTCAGCTGCCGCGCAAAGGCACGCTGCGCCTGAAGGTCAGCGTGGATACGGTGCGGATCGATCCGGCGCTGGAGGTGCGCGGCTCGCATATTCGCACGCAATGGATCGACGAAGAGAAGGAGGGACGGTCGGAATCGGCTGTGCTGACCGATCTTCCCGCGGGGAAATATTATATTCAAGTGCAGAATGTCGTCACGGCGCATCCGGAACCGGTCGCAGGCGAGTATAAGCTGCATGTGGAATATATCACGCAATACACCGATCCGAATGAACCGAACGACAAGATGTATGAAGCGGTCACGATGAGCGAAGGCACCGAATATGTCGGCGTATTCGACAAGGACAGCGATGTGGACTGGTTCCAGTTCACGGTCAAGAGTCCGGTCTATGGCAAGGTGGCATTGAAGAACATTCCGTCCGCCCGGAACGTCAGCATGACGGTGATGACGAAGGAGCAGAAGAAGATCGCCAGCGCGCAAAGCGGCGCCAAGCTGGAGCAGATATTGGCGGGCGCTGTCCTGGAGCCGGGGACGTATTATGTCCGCCTGACGACGGATAAGAAGTTCGATACGAAATATTACCGGTTGTCCTTCAGCACCGAGCCGTTGGTTGAAGGCTTCCGCGATATCGGCGGCCACTGGGCTCAGGAGGCGATAGTGGAGGCTGTCCGTTCCAAGTGGATCTCGGGCTATGACGAGGCGCTGTTCCGTCCGAACCGGCAGATTACCCGGGCCGAAGCGGCGGCCGTATTGGCCAAAGCCTTCGAACTGAGCGGAAGCATTCAGGGAGCCCCAACCTTCACGGACGTTCCGGCGAAGCATTGGGCTTACGCCGATGTCTCACGGGTCGCGAAGGCCGGAATCACTGGCGGCATCGGCAACGGCCGCTTCGGTCCGGGTCTGCCGGTCAAGCGGGCGGAGATGGCCGTCATGATGGGGAAGGCGCTCGGAATTAAGCCGGAGCGCCCGGCGGAGGCTCCGTTCCGTGACGTGCCCGTGAGCCATTGGGCCGCTCCGATGCTGGCCGCTATGAAGGAGCAGGGCCTCATCCAGGGGATGGACGGGGACATGTTCGCTCCGGAGCGGCAGGCGACGCGGGCGGAGTTCGTGTCGATGCTCGTCGCGCTGCGGTAA